One Phyllopteryx taeniolatus isolate TA_2022b chromosome 12, UOR_Ptae_1.2, whole genome shotgun sequence genomic window, CCAGTCACAgcaaaatgacacaattttcTGTTTGTTCTGTCATTCCACAGGCCTTCAGAAAATTCCTGCCGCTGTTCGACCGCGTGCTAGTGGAGCGTTTCACGGCGGAGACAGTGACCAAGGGGGGCATCATGCTGCCTGAGAAGTCTCAAGGCAAAGTGCTGCAGGCCACAGTGTTGGCAGTCGGGCCTGGATCTGTCAACCAGGTTAGAAAGTGACAGAGTTTTAGGGTCTGTTTTAGGGATCTGTAGCATGGTTTTTGCTTTCATGTATAATATGAGCAACTcaactgttgtttttcttggcaGAAAGGAAATTTACTGCCAGTCAGTGTAAAGGTCGGGGAGAAGGTCCTCCTACCAGAGTACGGCGGAACTAAAGTCACTTTGGATGATAAGGTGTAGTGCCTTTTTCGTCTTTATTTAATCGTCTGTAGTTGTGTTGCTTTTAATACTTGATCATCTTATTTTGTCATGCAGGAGTACTTCCTGTTCCGCGATGGTGACATCCTGGGCAAATATGTGGATTAAGGCAAGATGTGGAAGAAGCATCCCTCCAAGAGAAGaaatcatgtttgtttgtttttttctatgttaTGTCATCTGTAAATAATTCTAATCACATTTTGTTACAGTAATAAAAATGGGCCATTGGCTTTTGTCTCCATTTACACCATGTTTCATAATCACTTTTTGgtgttaattaaaaagaaaaaaaaaacactaagatGATAAAGCTTGTAACTATTAGCGCTCAGACTCGCCCTTTAAACCCGATTTGTTATTCGCATTGAGAGTAACGAACGACTTCTGAATAAGAATTGAATCGTGACTCCctgtactattctgaaataaagatgtaatggtccaacaaatgaaaaatccaatttgattatttgaaaactatctattggaCCAGAAAGTGAGTACGCTGGCACATGTTGGCTGATGCTTCTCCCTCTGGTTAAgtattttgtttgaatttgaaatggtTTACCAATGCCAATTCCACTCACCCCTAAGTCGTAAAAAAGCCCACGTAATTATGTTGCGCAATATTGTttgccacattgtagttatggtttccctcagagggctgtaaTGATTGAAACCATATAAAGGTTCAATCACCTCAGCATTCAtacacatatatagatatatattataatatacacGAGTAATTGCTAGATTATGAGTTTTTAAATGGGAAGTCAAGGAAACTAGTTTGTTTAGCTATTCAATTCAAGTTCctgtaaaaggggtttggtaacaacaaAATTCTTCCGATATGTCCGTTTTGTAACATttagaaattttggtacagattttagcaagaattatGGAAGTTGACACGTGATTTGCTTTAAGGACACTTAACATAGTGTGCTGGGGCACAACAGAACTCCGTGGTAAATCGAGCACCCCACAATAGTTTGCCCAAAGGAAGCGGATGTAACAGACAGAAGTATGTCAATAAAATAATTGCAATAAATAAGCGTAGTACatgaatacaatatttatttggACTATTTCGACAGTTGCGCTTGTGTCCGCCACTACAAGCCAGCGGCTGGCCCACATCCGGGTATTCTGTCGAGATGGTAATGGCGGAGGGTGCTGCAGTTCTCAGGAGGAATCGGCCTGGAACCAAGGCAAAGGTGCGTTATCGGCCGCCGGGAAGGGGCGAGTAGCGCTTAAAACGAAACATCGACACGACGTGACTCGGCTCTGCCCGAATAGTGTGGCTTTGTCGCCGGACTTGAGTCGAAATTGTCGTTCGCTCACTTCCAGTCGGAAGGGCTCGCGCTGGTGCTAGCCAGCTAGCTGACGTTAGCATTTCCTTCATCTAGTTTCTTGAGTGAGTCAACATCAGTGGCTCCTGTCTAACGCCATATCTTTGCCTTTATAAACACTCTCGTGAGCATAGTCGACGTGAACAAACAACAGTCGGTGTCTTGCCAACATGAACCCTCTCTTGGATGTGTGAGCTCTACACGAAGTAGTCATAGCCCGGTTGACGTTATTAGCTCCCCTCAAGCTAACGTTGTAGTCAGGAAACACAAACTGGACGTGAACACATTTCTCAGTGGACTTGttgtatttttgcttttgtagcAAATGTGTCTCGTGTACGTATcggtattgtttttgttgcatttgttttctCACCTAAACACGTCGTTCCCCCTTGTTTAGGATTTCTACAACTGGCCGGATGAGTCATTTGAGGAGATGGACAGCACCCTGGCTGTTCAACAGGTGTGTCTGCATATTTACACGTATGTAGCGATACGTGTGTGAATGTTATTCAATAATCATTCCATTTCCCTAAACATTTACACATGCCATGAATGTGGTTTGGAATGGAACAAAAATGGTGGGGTACCAGCCACTGAAGTAGGAAACCCACCAGGGAAATCACATCATCTGTTTGCACAACTACTGGTTGCTGGGCAGAATTTGTGTGTTTCATCATAGTTCATGTCTTAAATTccaatttatattaaaaaaataaataaatcactgtcGTGGTCGTCTTGGCTTCCTATGCTGGTAACATGGAGGAGGTATGTGTGTAAAATGTCTAAGATTGATCGACAACGACTTGCTGCTCAAGGAGCTGAAAGGCACAATTCATGTTTTCATCCATGAATGGATCTGGTTTAACTAGAATTGGTCTTGAAACAGTCCTCTAAATCATGCAGTTCACATTTAGACTTAGCCCCAAATGACACCAATCAATTGATCAACAATACCTCGCCATTgcaaggcttcaaacaggatgttctcagagggaagtggccactgagcttagagtgTCACATATTgccatcagcaggttgcaacacagagattggaagagtcacagaaatgtATACAAGTGGTAgtccttggaaatgtattggtcaattTTGGGCTGGGCAAtaaatagggttgggcatcgagaatcggtTAGAACCAGGATTAAGATTaaattgtgcaaaggaggcttgcacgatgtgtagaagtctgacgcgctccgtcccgctccgagcctcagcctataCCGCACGGAACTTCAGACAAGTCAAACAGGGTGagggaaacaataaaatacgtctatgccaaaaTTGAGGCACCTAACAAGGCAAACGCTGGGTTCCACTtatgcactgatggtttttagcgtttgttttagtcttcaaaccaatgtaagagccgatgacagaaaaaaaaaagcttaactgaaacttcaccgtagcagtTTTagatcacaatgaattgggacaaaattcacataaaccttgtctcacagtatcacaaacactaaccttgtgactcatcggtgggtaggtaaaggaatccaCGTTTTATAGCATTCGGTTGTAttactttcgttttcaaaattcaccggtgtcgtgtgaagttacttttcgtgccaaaatgctgatttCCGGTgcttacaatttaaaataacaggctacaagcttaaaacaggaagtcaagttcaaacttgcacatataaaccatttgttgtgctaaaacagtcccaaatgactattttaacaatgctaaatttaacttttagctgaaacattaattaatgaatattaagtaaattgggttagttccacacacactgccttttagttcataggtttggtattgatactggttataaagaactcagactcaaatgttcattttagtctatgctgcgggctgttaagaaaatggatgttcataatttggacaccctttatttaaaccatgcaaagtTTTTTGACCAAGCCCCCTAAAAtaatctgaatcgagaatcgtttggaaccagaatcgaaatgaggaaccggaatcaggaccggaatcgctcaaattcaaacgatgcccaaccttaGCGATAAATCAATATACAGTGGAGGACATCATAATTTGAACCCTCGTTGATTTTGTAAGttcacccactgacaaagacatgagcgGTCTGTAATTTTAATGGTTGGTTTATGTTAACAGTGACAGAGAcagaatatctaaaaaaaaatccagaaaaatctcattaaaaaaataaataaaatgtatttggatTTCACagagtgaaataagtatttgatcccCTACCAACAATAAAGAATTGTGGCTACCACAGATTAGTCCT contains:
- the LOC133487037 gene encoding 10 kDa heat shock protein, mitochondrial isoform X2, which gives rise to MAFRKFLPLFDRVLVERFTAETVTKGGIMLPEKSQGKVLQATVLAVGPGSVNQKGNLLPVSVKVGEKVLLPEYGGTKVTLDDKEYFLFRDGDILGKYVD